One Aegilops tauschii subsp. strangulata cultivar AL8/78 chromosome 7, Aet v6.0, whole genome shotgun sequence genomic window carries:
- the LOC109774900 gene encoding protein GLUTAMINE DUMPER 6 produces MRPIREGEALVGVAGAPAAAGHGTHPGAWRTPTPYIFIGFTLMMGIIAVALLVLVCTRRKPSGSSRRGSAGEDASARGMAPLDREPKVVVIMAGDDLPSFLASARPFAFPDAVEPPRQADAV; encoded by the coding sequence ATGAGGCCGATCAGAGAAGGCGAGGCGCTGGTGGGAGTCGCCGGGGCGCCCGCGGCGGCCGGCCACGGCACGCACCCGGGGGCGTGGAGGACGCCGACACCGTACATCTTCATCGGCTTCACGCTCATGATGGGGATCATCGCGGTGGCGCTGCTCGTGCTCGTCTGCACGCGCCGCAAGCCGTCCGGGTCGTCGCGCCGGGGGAGCGCCGGCGAGGACGCGTCGGCGCGCGGGATGGCGCCGCTCGACAGGGAGCCCAAGGTCGTCGTCATCATGGCCGGCGACGACTTGCCGTCCTTCCTCGCCAGCGCCAGGCCGTTCGCGTTCCCTGACGCCGTCGAGCCGCCACGCCAGGCGGACGCGGTCTGA
- the LOC109779940 gene encoding protein GLUTAMINE DUMPER 6: protein MRPIREGEALVGVAGAPAAAAAGHGAHPGLWRTPTPYLFLGFALMMGLIAVALLVLVCTRRKPSGSSRRGSAGEDASARGMAPLDREPKVVVIMAGDDLPSFLASARPFAFPVAVNATDSGEQRQEDAA from the coding sequence ATGAGGCCGATAAGGGAAGGCGAGGCGCTGGTGGGGGTCGCTGGGGCCCCGGCGGCGGCTGCGGCCGGCCACGGCGCGCACCCGGGGCTGTGGAGGACGCCGACGCCGTACCTCTTCCTCGGCTTCGCGCTCATGATGGGGCTCATCGCCGTGGCGCTGCTCGTGCTCGTCTGCACGCGCCGCAAGCCGTCCGGGTCGTCGCGCCGGGGGAGCGCCGGCGAGGACGCGTCGGCGCGCGGGATGGCGCCGCTCGACCGGGAGCCCAAGGTCGTCGTCATCATGGCCGGCGACGACTTGCCGTCCTTCCTCGCCAGCGCAAGGCCGTTCGCGTTCCCTGTTGCCGTGAACGCCACCGACTCCGGCGAGCAGCGGCAGGAGGACGCGGCGTAG